The region CAGCTCGCGGGCGGCGAGCAGCTGCTCGGTGAAGCGGATCTCCTCGGAGATGTCGAGGCGGATCCGCAGGTCCTGGGCGTAGGTAGTCAGGGTGATATTCCCCTTCTTCCCCCCGCGCTTGACGCCGTGCTGCTCGAAGGAGAGCTCGACAAAGGCGGCGATGTCGCCCGTGATGCGGTCCTTGAAGTCGTGGATATGCTCCTCCAACTTTTCGGCCTGGGCGAAAAGTTCTTTGACCAGGCTGTCGCGCTGGATGTCGATCGGGCGCACCTGGCTGATGGGGACCAGGTGCCCCTGGCCGTTGATCATGTACCCCTCGGGGGCGGTGTTTGAGTCGGTTTTCATAACGGTTGAACTCCTCTTTAAAATGGTTTTCACGGATCACCGATCACGGGTTTTCAGTGCAAAGTAACCAGCTTGAGCTTGCCGTCC is a window of Desulfuromonas sp. TF DNA encoding:
- a CDS encoding DUF3164 family protein, yielding MKTDSNTAPEGYMINGQGHLVPISQVRPIDIQRDSLVKELFAQAEKLEEHIHDFKDRITGDIAAFVELSFEQHGVKRGGKKGNITLTTYAQDLRIRLDISEEIRFTEQLLAARELIDECLHDWTDGAKDQLKALINHVFEVDKEGNISATKVLGLRRYNIDDERWLRAMRIIGESIQIAGTKPRLTFARRDERGEWKTINLNVSTA